The genomic stretch CATTAATTGAATGTTTATTTCTGCATTGATTGCCAAATCTTATAAATAAACTTGCTTAACAAACAAAGAATAATTACTTTCCAAATGTACACAgggtaatattttaatatgtaatatagAGGTCAGATATATGCCAATACACACAATTTTATATAGCTTATTTTCTAATATATGTAATAGCAGTGTCTTTGTAAGTTTGACAGGTCTCATAAGCTGAAAAACATACAAATTAGAAATATGGATATTTCACTTAATGCatataagaggaaataaaattatatttatttatatatcctGTTACTCAGTATTCTATAATACGGAAAGATATAGATCATACCTGTATGACTTATATAATTGTATGTAATTCGTTTTATGGATGACCACCTGGTATTAGATAAACAATTAGGGGTTGTGTCCACCAAGAggatatttctttcactttttgcattccttagttgcctgtaattctttgtgtGGGTTTGAGGGGGAGACCATCTTCTTCTCTATTATCAGGTCTGCTCTACCTTTTCAGATCACGTTTAGGAAGCCATACTATTATGGTGTTATGAATGAAGTAAAGGGTGGGCTTGACATTGGTTGGAGGGAATTACATAAAAGTTTAGAAATGATGTCTTTATATTTTGatatacaaatttaaaagagcaaaattGTAAAAATGGATTCGTTTTCCACTATATTTTTTAGGTAAATGACTTCCAGGTGCATtgtaaatttaaacatttaatttgtaaTGAAATTTCCACATATATAAATACTCTTTGATTACAAAAATATTAACAACATGGTACTAAATCACTTGCAATGataggaaaaaggagaggaaattattaatattattttaaggtatgatatttttaaattgtgtgtatgtctgtgtgtctttacATGGGCATAATATTTCTGGATCAGGTGAAACACCCCTTAcaggtgctaagaattgaacccggatcctctacaagagccaTACTCACTCTAATCACTGAAACACATCTAGAGACCCCTGAACAGTTatccaaattaattttatgggCAGTTACTTGGAGTGCTTGATTTTACTTCACACACgcacatccacacaaacacatgcacacacacactgacacttACAAACGCCCTATACATATAAGTAtgctcaattttattttattttctatttatctaaATTAATTTAAAGTATAGTATATTTCATGAGtcaaagcttttctttaatttacaACTTGTTTTgtcttatactttatttttaataatagttgAGGCTTAAAGAAACTTAAGCTCATAATTTACAGGGACTTAGTTATATAGTAAAAAAATTTAGCAATTAATCATCATTCAAAACCACTCTTTTATCGTTTGACTAACTGAATTCAACTTTATACATGACAAAACTATCATAAAATCTATGAAATAGCTCCTCAAACATAGGTTCATATTAGTGTTAATCATCAATGATCTTCACATTGCTGACATTCATCAATGTGTCTGTCTTTTCAGGGACCTGCCATGTATTTCTACTGCCCTGCACTATGGAAAATGTTACTGTGTTTATTCTCTTGGGGCTTTCTGAAAACAGACATATTGAAGTCCTCTGCTTTGTGTTATTTCTAGTTTGCTACATTGCCATTTGGGTGGGCAATGTGCTCGTTATGATTTCTATCACTTTCACTCAGCTCACGGAGCAACCTATGTATTTCTTCCTCAACTCTTTATCCCTTTCTGATCTTTGCTACACATCCACAGTGACACCCAAACTCCTAACTGATTTGCTGGCAGAGGAGAAGATTATTTCCTATAATAATTGCATGACACAACTCTTTGTTCTTCATTTCCTTGGGGCCATTGAGATCTTCATTCTCACAGCAATGGCCTTTGACCGTTATGTAGCCATCTGCAGGCCTCTGCACTACACCACCATCATGAGCAGACAGAGATGCAATGAAATCCTTGCAGTTTGTTTTACTGGAGGATTTCTGCACTCAGCCAGTCAGTCTCTTCTCATTACCTTTTTGTCCTTTTGTGATTATAATGAGATAGATCACTACTTCTGTGATGTGTACCCTTTATTGAAATTGGCTTGCAGTGATACATATAGAATTGATCTCTTTGTCATTGTTGATTCTGGCCTAATTGCTTTGGTAACATTTGTAATTTTGATGATCTCATATATTCTGATATTACACACCATTAGAGTTTACCCTGCAGAGAGCCGTTCCAAAGCTCTTTCCACATGTAGTTACCACGTAACCATTGTGGTCCTGTTTTTTGTGCCTGTTCTCTTCGTTTACATTAGACCAAATATAACGCTCCCAGAAGACAAAGTTTTTGCTCTTTTCTACACTATCATAGCCCCCATGTTCAACCCTCTCATCTACACACTGAGGAACACTGAGATGAAGAATGCcatgaagaaaatatggtatcATCGAATACCTTTGCAATGGAAGCACATTCCATgagagacatgaaaaaaaaatgtgtacatgtGAAAATAAAGATTCTATACAACTGTCTCATTCCTGTTTTTGCttatgatattttaataacagtTCATAATTCCTGCTTgtgtttttttcctcccttctttttgcTTTCAGTGTGATTTTCAGAGAATTGAGTTTCATTTCTCTCTAAAGTATATgttgtttttatgaaattttgttctttcatgGCGTGTTATTTCACTGGGACTTTATTCTCTCATCAACGATCACATTTTAGACTACTTCAAGTTTTCATTGGTTCTGTATATTGATCATCCCTGACACCATTGTGTATCCACAATCACAGTACTGAACATTAATCATTAATGCATAATTTGTTTACTTAGTAGAGACACAGGATCACAGCATTACAGGAAActattttaattcaataaaacagaaattttatttccttatgaaagcacaattttaaaaataaaaataatgaaataaaattatatgtaggGATCAAAGAttctaaaaatagattttatgtgATAGTGACATAAACAGATTTTCAATTCTGTATCTGCATAGactaataaataatataatatattggtTAATATGTCACCTATTATATAACTCTAGTTATCCAGAGTATCATTTCTGACTTGGTATATTGAATGTTCAGTAAGCCATTACAGCTTCaagttgaaaaaaatcaaagttatgATTCATGGTAGTTTTCTGAAGTCAAACATGAAAATTATTGTGGAATTGCTAACCTAAATAGAAAAGGTaaggtgtttttctttccttttcttttctctattatttctgaaaattcaaaatcaaGACACCAATAGGTGTTATTTCCCTAGAACAATTTTTCTTGTCTTACAAAAGGCTATCTTCTCACTCTGTTTTGACATGGCCTTTCTTCTGCAAATATTCCCAGGGTCTTGTGTGctcaaaattttctttaa from Microtus ochrogaster isolate Prairie Vole_2 linkage group LG9, MicOch1.0, whole genome shotgun sequence encodes the following:
- the LOC101984215 gene encoding olfactory receptor 4P4-like, yielding MENVTVFILLGLSENRHIEVLCFVLFLVCYIAIWVGNVLVMISITFTQLTEQPMYFFLNSLSLSDLCYTSTVTPKLLTDLLAEEKIISYNNCMTQLFVLHFLGAIEIFILTAMAFDRYVAICRPLHYTTIMSRQRCNEILAVCFTGGFLHSASQSLLITFLSFCDYNEIDHYFCDVYPLLKLACSDTYRIDLFVIVDSGLIALVTFVILMISYILILHTIRVYPAESRSKALSTCSYHVTIVVLFFVPVLFVYIRPNITLPEDKVFALFYTIIAPMFNPLIYTLRNTEMKNAMKKIWYHRIPLQRNQVF